A part of Helicobacter fennelliae genomic DNA contains:
- the gap gene encoding type I glyceraldehyde-3-phosphate dehydrogenase, whose amino-acid sequence MKVAINGFGRLGRCIARVILQKEGIEIVGINDIANHQNLAYLFQKDSMHGALDAKVWCEGQMLHIAPNTPITSPNPQNLHHTHHTHSRAQSQLQPQRIPLFACANPNELDFGSLGADVVIESSGKFLDSASSAHHLQKGVKKVIISAPAIDDTKTFVLGVNAQDYKGERIISNASCTTNCLAPIAMILEREFGIQKATLSTIHSYTNDQNLLDVPHHSDKRRSRAAAINIIPTSTGVAKALYKVIPSLKDKIHGHSLRVPIADVSMVDLNAYLAKSVDAKTLNDLFIAESKGALKGILGIDEEFGVSSDFVGDSRSAIVAKDLTFSLDNMAKIMAWYDNEWGYSNRIVEMAQFILSQE is encoded by the coding sequence ATGAAAGTCGCTATCAATGGATTTGGAAGATTAGGCAGATGTATAGCGCGTGTGATTCTTCAAAAAGAAGGCATTGAGATTGTCGGCATTAATGACATTGCTAATCATCAGAATCTAGCCTATCTTTTTCAAAAAGATTCTATGCATGGAGCACTTGATGCCAAAGTCTGGTGCGAGGGACAAATGCTTCATATCGCGCCAAATACACCGATCACATCGCCAAATCCGCAGAATCTACATCATACGCATCATACACACTCACGCGCACAATCACAACTGCAACCGCAGCGCATTCCTTTATTTGCGTGCGCCAATCCAAATGAGCTTGATTTTGGAAGTTTGGGAGCTGATGTCGTGATAGAATCAAGTGGTAAATTTTTAGATTCTGCTTCAAGTGCGCATCATCTCCAAAAAGGCGTCAAAAAAGTTATCATATCAGCCCCAGCTATTGATGATACCAAAACATTTGTGCTTGGCGTGAATGCGCAGGATTATAAAGGTGAGCGTATCATCTCCAATGCCTCCTGCACGACAAACTGCCTTGCGCCAATTGCTATGATTTTGGAGCGAGAATTTGGAATCCAAAAAGCCACTTTAAGCACGATTCACAGCTACACAAACGATCAGAATCTCTTAGATGTCCCTCATCATAGCGACAAACGACGATCACGTGCCGCAGCGATTAATATCATACCTACAAGCACAGGCGTGGCAAAAGCACTTTATAAGGTTATCCCCTCACTCAAAGATAAAATCCACGGACACAGCCTTAGAGTCCCCATAGCCGATGTTTCTATGGTGGATTTAAATGCTTATCTTGCTAAAAGTGTCGATGCAAAAACACTCAATGATCTCTTTATCGCAGAATCCAAAGGCGCACTCAAAGGAATCTTAGGCATTGATGAGGAATTTGGCGTGAGTAGTGATTTTGTGGGCGATAGCCGAAGTGCAATTGTCGCCAAAGATTTGACATTTAGCCTAGATAATATGGCAAAAATTATGGCTTGGTATGATAATGAATGGGGGTATTCAAACCGCATTGTCGAAATGGCGCAATTTATCCTCTCGCAAGAATAA
- the ccoS gene encoding cbb3-type cytochrome oxidase assembly protein CcoS: protein MNTPILTIMLIVSIIIGLIGLVVFLWGLKSGQFDDAVKMTHGALFDNEEDLNFAYKMSLKGEEMKHIYDVAIIGAGPGGIGACVEAKVGGIDNIILFEKTAQHNATLRKFYKDGKRVDRDYKGTRVELEGTIEFQDSNKELTLELFENLLTEHKIDVAYESDVESIKKEANGEFLIQTGGNRTYYARFVIVTIGKMGQPNKPIYKIPSTLLRKVNYNLSSLQEGEKILVVGGGNSAVEYACELANTHDTTLNYRRESFSRINETNDIELKKQLESGKLKAKLGIDITELSDENGRIKVHFTDGTSEVFDRAIYAIGGSSPVDFLKKCNIQTDENSIPIVNENFETSIQGIFVAGDILFKSGASIATAIAQTHKIIQYIKSIK, encoded by the coding sequence ATGAATACGCCAATTCTAACCATTATGCTAATTGTTTCGATTATTATCGGGCTTATAGGGTTGGTTGTGTTTTTATGGGGACTTAAAAGTGGGCAATTTGACGATGCTGTCAAAATGACACATGGGGCACTTTTTGATAATGAGGAAGATCTCAATTTTGCATACAAAATGTCATTAAAAGGAGAAGAAATGAAACATATTTACGATGTTGCAATTATAGGAGCTGGTCCGGGTGGTATAGGAGCTTGTGTGGAGGCAAAGGTGGGAGGAATTGACAATATTATTTTGTTTGAAAAAACCGCACAACACAATGCGACTTTGCGAAAGTTTTATAAAGATGGAAAGCGCGTGGATAGGGATTACAAAGGGACGCGCGTAGAGCTAGAAGGCACGATTGAGTTTCAAGATAGCAATAAAGAACTCACGCTTGAATTGTTTGAGAATCTCCTTACAGAGCATAAGATTGATGTCGCGTATGAAAGTGATGTTGAGAGTATCAAAAAAGAAGCAAATGGTGAGTTTTTGATACAAACAGGGGGTAATCGCACATATTATGCGCGCTTTGTGATCGTTACCATAGGCAAAATGGGTCAGCCAAATAAACCAATCTACAAAATACCCTCAACGCTTTTACGCAAAGTCAATTATAATCTCTCAAGCTTGCAAGAGGGCGAAAAGATTCTCGTTGTAGGTGGTGGAAACTCCGCTGTGGAATACGCATGCGAATTAGCCAACACGCATGATACAACACTAAACTATCGTCGCGAGAGCTTTAGCAGAATCAACGAAACCAATGATATTGAGCTCAAAAAACAGCTTGAAAGTGGCAAGCTCAAAGCAAAATTAGGGATTGACATCACCGAGCTTAGCGATGAAAATGGCAGGATAAAAGTTCATTTTACTGATGGGACAAGTGAAGTTTTTGATCGCGCGATTTATGCTATTGGCGGTTCTTCGCCGGTTGATTTTTTGAAAAAATGCAATATCCAAACTGATGAAAACAGCATTCCAATAGTCAATGAAAACTTTGAAACCTCAATACAAGGTATTTTTGTAGCTGGAGATATTTTATTTAAATCCGGCGCATCGATTGCCACAGCGATTGCACAAACTCATAAAATTATCCAATACATCAAGTCAATCAAATAA
- the maf gene encoding septum formation inhibitor Maf: protein MILASTSSVRAEILRQHHIEFKQVESGFDEDSIICDKPKSFVWQACIGKLLCACENLGQAGLARGIMAADSVVCVDGVMQRKAKNLKLAKDMLEFQSGKILYIFTAMGYKSHKGEFYDLSETSFKLKHFDKNDMQAYLDSMQWQGKAGCVMVEGFHKKYILFQKGLESSALGLSIEKFLPFLGII from the coding sequence ATGATTTTAGCAAGCACTTCAAGCGTGCGCGCAGAGATTTTGCGACAGCATCATATAGAATTTAAACAAGTCGAAAGCGGATTTGATGAGGATTCTATCATTTGTGATAAGCCCAAATCATTTGTCTGGCAGGCGTGCATAGGAAAGCTTTTGTGTGCTTGTGAGAATCTGGGGCAAGCAGGGCTTGCGCGAGGGATCATGGCTGCTGATAGTGTGGTATGTGTCGATGGAGTGATGCAGCGCAAAGCTAAAAATCTCAAGCTTGCCAAAGATATGCTAGAATTTCAAAGCGGAAAGATTCTATATATTTTTACAGCTATGGGATACAAAAGCCATAAGGGTGAGTTTTATGACTTGAGTGAGACAAGTTTCAAACTTAAACATTTTGACAAAAATGATATGCAAGCTTATTTAGATTCTATGCAATGGCAAGGAAAAGCTGGTTGTGTTATGGTTGAGGGATTCCATAAAAAATATATTCTTTTTCAAAAAGGGCTAGAATCTAGCGCGCTAGGCTTAAGTATCGAAAAATTTTTACCATTTTTAGGAATAATATGA